A genomic window from Nocardioides sp. BP30 includes:
- a CDS encoding right-handed parallel beta-helix repeat-containing protein, which produces MRSVPAGPARKPHGAVKVTGRLDVAVAEHPAGTTFWVTPGVHRFGSGEYDSVEPKKGDVIVGAPGAVLDGQHRNHYAFVGHATGVRISHLVVQNFGTSITDDFNEGVVNHDAGHGWRMRALTVRDNAGAGVFLGSGDVLARSCLSGNGQYGFSAYEDRGVSNVHLIGNEIAGNDTARWEERQSGCGCTGGGKFWATRNAVIRNNVVHDNIGVGVWADTNNTGFLISHNTFSGNADAGVVYETSYNARIVHNVFVRNALVGGPADPGFPHAALYLSESGADPRAGGRYGKTLMVAHNRFRDNWSGVVLWENADRFAGSPANSSTGISTLVSSQASVAACGTPSRVDKKPLIDDCRWKTQHVRVVHNRFAFSAARVGHGCAANTGCGYNGLFSNYGSYPSWSPFQGTVVEDHITFAQDNRFASNRYVGAWRFMVHEQDRVVGWATWRAAPYGQDKGSVRRG; this is translated from the coding sequence GTGCGATCGGTGCCGGCCGGGCCGGCGAGGAAGCCGCACGGTGCGGTGAAGGTCACCGGCCGACTCGACGTCGCGGTGGCCGAGCACCCGGCGGGCACCACGTTCTGGGTCACGCCGGGCGTGCACCGCTTCGGCTCAGGGGAATACGACAGCGTGGAGCCCAAGAAGGGCGACGTCATCGTCGGTGCACCTGGTGCCGTGCTGGACGGGCAGCACCGCAACCACTACGCCTTCGTCGGGCACGCCACCGGTGTGCGGATCAGCCACCTGGTCGTGCAGAACTTCGGCACCTCGATCACCGACGACTTCAACGAGGGCGTGGTGAACCACGATGCCGGCCACGGTTGGCGGATGCGCGCCCTCACGGTCCGGGACAACGCCGGCGCCGGGGTGTTCCTGGGCAGCGGTGACGTGCTCGCCCGCAGTTGCCTCAGCGGCAACGGGCAGTACGGGTTCAGCGCCTACGAGGACCGCGGCGTGAGCAACGTGCACCTGATCGGCAACGAGATCGCCGGCAACGACACCGCTCGCTGGGAGGAGCGGCAGAGCGGCTGCGGCTGCACGGGCGGCGGGAAGTTCTGGGCCACCCGCAACGCCGTCATCCGGAACAACGTCGTGCACGACAACATCGGCGTCGGCGTCTGGGCCGACACGAACAACACCGGCTTCCTGATCAGCCACAACACCTTCAGCGGCAACGCCGACGCGGGCGTCGTCTACGAGACGAGCTACAACGCCCGGATCGTGCACAACGTCTTCGTCCGCAACGCTCTCGTGGGCGGGCCGGCCGACCCCGGCTTCCCGCACGCCGCGCTCTACCTGTCCGAATCCGGCGCCGATCCTCGTGCGGGCGGCCGCTACGGGAAGACGCTGATGGTCGCGCACAACCGCTTCCGCGACAACTGGTCGGGCGTGGTGTTGTGGGAGAACGCCGACCGGTTCGCGGGCTCGCCGGCGAACTCCAGCACCGGGATCAGCACGCTGGTCTCCTCCCAAGCGAGCGTCGCGGCCTGCGGCACGCCGTCCCGGGTGGACAAGAAGCCGCTGATCGACGACTGCCGGTGGAAGACCCAGCACGTCCGGGTGGTGCACAACCGGTTCGCGTTCAGTGCGGCGCGGGTCGGGCACGGTTGCGCGGCGAACACCGGCTGTGGCTACAACGGGCTCTTCTCCAACTACGGCAGCTACCCGTCGTGGTCACCGTTCCAGGGCACCGTCGTGGAGGACCACATCACGTTCGCGCAGGACAACAGGTTCGCCAGCAATCGGTACGTCGGAGCCTGGCGGTTCATGGTGCACGAGCAGGACCGGGTGGTCGGCTGGGCGACGTGGCGCGCCGCGCCGTACGGGCAGGACAAGGGCAGCGTGCGTCGAGGCTAG
- a CDS encoding PIG-L deacetylase family protein: MLGLQLPAGHLEVLCLGAHPDDVEIGCGGTLLCLAERDASIRVHVMTGTPERAAESTRAIGLFAPTAKISFAQLPDGRLPAYWNEVKQGLEDLAVSPGLVLAPRVDDAHQDHRLLGRLAATVWRDALVLHYEIPKWDGDLEPPTHYVSLTPEQAHRKVELLDECFPSQIGRDWWDDELFLGLMRLRGVETRARYAEAFHTTKVRVAL, translated from the coding sequence GTGCTCGGACTGCAGCTTCCCGCGGGTCACCTGGAGGTGCTCTGCCTCGGCGCCCACCCCGACGACGTGGAGATCGGGTGCGGCGGCACGCTCCTGTGTCTCGCCGAGCGCGACGCCTCCATCCGGGTCCACGTCATGACGGGTACGCCGGAGCGCGCGGCCGAGTCGACCCGGGCCATCGGACTCTTCGCGCCCACGGCCAAGATCTCCTTCGCCCAGCTGCCCGACGGCCGGCTGCCGGCGTACTGGAACGAGGTGAAGCAGGGCCTGGAGGATCTGGCCGTCTCACCCGGCCTGGTGCTCGCACCGCGCGTCGACGACGCGCACCAGGATCACCGTCTGCTCGGCCGGCTCGCCGCCACGGTGTGGCGCGACGCGCTGGTGCTGCACTACGAGATCCCCAAGTGGGACGGCGACCTGGAGCCGCCCACGCACTACGTCTCGCTGACGCCCGAGCAGGCGCACCGCAAGGTCGAGCTGCTCGACGAGTGCTTCCCGAGCCAGATCGGCCGGGACTGGTGGGACGACGAGCTGTTCCTCGGCCTCATGCGGTTGCGTGGCGTGGAGACCCGCGCACGCTACGCGGAGGCCTTCCACACGACGAAGGTGAGAGTGGCACTGTGA
- a CDS encoding NAD-dependent epimerase/dehydratase family protein, whose protein sequence is MKVLISGDRGYIGAVLAPLFLQAGHEVVGLDAGWYDGCDFGPYRLDYESRTGDIRYQTPEDLRGFDAVVHLAAISNDPIGHLNPETTFSVNAHGAAHLAEVARTAGVGRFLFSSSCSLYGAAGDAAVTEESATNPVTPYGESKILAEQLIAKLADESFSPAYLRNATAYGASPRLRTDIVVNNLCAGAQRSGEVRLASDGTAWRPLVHIEDISRAFLAVLEADREVMHDQAFNIGRDEDVMQVRAIAEAVAARYDAPVTFAAGAGADTRDYRVSFAKASEQLPAFRPQWTVPLGIEQLAGQMAAYGVEIERFTRLHQIQRLTDGGRLDELLRWR, encoded by the coding sequence GTGAAGGTCCTGATCAGCGGTGACCGCGGCTACATCGGCGCGGTCCTCGCCCCCCTGTTCCTGCAGGCCGGCCACGAGGTCGTCGGCCTCGACGCGGGCTGGTACGACGGCTGCGACTTCGGCCCCTACCGGCTGGACTACGAGTCCCGCACCGGCGACATCCGCTACCAGACGCCCGAGGACCTGCGTGGCTTCGACGCGGTCGTCCACCTGGCCGCGATCTCAAACGATCCGATCGGCCACCTCAATCCGGAGACGACCTTCTCGGTCAACGCCCACGGTGCCGCACACCTCGCGGAGGTCGCCCGCACCGCCGGCGTCGGCCGCTTCCTGTTCTCCTCCTCGTGCTCGCTCTACGGTGCCGCCGGCGACGCAGCCGTCACCGAGGAGAGCGCCACGAACCCCGTCACGCCGTACGGCGAGAGCAAGATCCTGGCCGAGCAGCTGATCGCGAAGCTGGCCGACGAGAGCTTCAGCCCGGCCTACCTGCGCAACGCCACCGCGTACGGCGCCAGCCCGCGACTGCGCACCGACATCGTGGTCAACAACCTGTGCGCCGGCGCCCAGCGCTCCGGCGAGGTGCGGCTGGCCAGCGACGGCACCGCCTGGCGGCCGCTGGTGCACATCGAGGACATCTCCCGCGCGTTCCTGGCCGTGCTGGAGGCCGACCGGGAGGTCATGCACGACCAGGCCTTCAACATCGGCCGCGACGAGGACGTGATGCAGGTGCGCGCCATCGCCGAGGCGGTGGCCGCCCGCTACGACGCGCCCGTCACCTTCGCGGCCGGCGCGGGCGCCGACACCCGCGACTACCGGGTCAGCTTCGCCAAGGCGAGCGAGCAGCTGCCGGCGTTCCGGCCGCAATGGACGGTACCGCTGGGCATCGAGCAGCTGGCCGGGCAGATGGCGGCGTACGGCGTGGAGATCGAGCGCTTCACACGGCTGCACCAGATCCAGCGGCTGACCGACGGCGGCCGGCTCGACGAGTTGCTGCGATGGCGCTAG
- a CDS encoding DUF4910 domain-containing protein, with protein sequence MALAEADTTALEAQLRRRMERLYPLCRSLTGDGVRQTLAILADDLPATHPLEVRRVPSGSHVFDWTVPPEWNARAAWIADATSGERLIDLADHTLHLVSYSVPFSGRLDRAELEPHLHSLPDRPDQIPYRTSYYARDWGFCLSQRQRDGLGRGPFDVVVDTTLTEGDEGGELVYGEVLLPGEDPDAGEVLISSHLCHPSLANDNLSGLSVAIELASRIGARRHRLSYRFVLAPGTIGSLTWLAEHPGVRPRHLLVLTGLGGGGPLVYKRTRRGGQAIDRAAEHVVGRRAGRIIDYSPYGYDERQYNALGFDLPAGRLTRTPHGEYPEYHTSADDLGFVHDDELVEAMTAIEEILEVLEGDATYRNLSPYGEPQLGKRGLYPKMGGRSADDAVMAMLWLMACSDGETSVLSIAERAGLPFGVLRKAADDLLGAGLLG encoded by the coding sequence ATGGCGCTAGCCGAGGCCGACACCACGGCGCTGGAGGCCCAGCTCAGGCGGCGGATGGAGCGGCTCTACCCGCTGTGCCGCAGCCTGACCGGGGACGGCGTCCGGCAGACGCTCGCGATCCTCGCCGACGACCTTCCAGCGACGCACCCGCTGGAGGTACGCCGGGTGCCCTCCGGCAGCCACGTCTTCGACTGGACGGTACCGCCGGAGTGGAACGCGCGCGCCGCCTGGATCGCGGACGCCACCAGCGGCGAGCGCCTGATCGACCTGGCCGACCACACCCTGCATCTGGTCTCCTACAGCGTGCCGTTCAGCGGCCGGCTCGACCGGGCCGAGCTCGAGCCGCACCTGCACTCGCTGCCGGACCGGCCCGACCAGATCCCGTACCGGACCAGCTACTACGCGCGTGACTGGGGGTTCTGCCTCAGCCAGCGCCAGCGCGACGGGTTGGGCCGGGGTCCGTTCGACGTGGTCGTCGACACCACGCTCACCGAGGGCGACGAGGGTGGTGAGCTGGTCTACGGCGAGGTGCTGCTCCCGGGCGAGGACCCGGACGCCGGTGAGGTGCTGATCAGCTCACACCTGTGCCACCCCTCGCTGGCCAACGACAACCTCAGCGGGCTCAGCGTCGCGATCGAGCTGGCCAGCCGCATCGGCGCCCGCCGCCATCGGCTGAGCTACCGGTTCGTCCTCGCGCCCGGCACCATCGGCTCGCTGACCTGGTTGGCCGAACACCCCGGCGTACGACCCCGGCACCTGCTGGTGCTGACCGGCCTCGGTGGGGGTGGTCCGCTGGTCTACAAGCGGACCCGCCGCGGGGGGCAGGCGATCGATCGCGCTGCCGAGCACGTCGTCGGCCGGCGGGCGGGCCGGATCATCGACTACTCGCCCTACGGCTATGACGAGCGGCAGTACAACGCCCTCGGCTTCGACCTGCCCGCGGGCCGGCTGACCCGCACCCCCCACGGTGAGTACCCCGAGTACCACACCTCCGCCGACGATCTCGGCTTCGTGCACGACGACGAGCTGGTCGAGGCGATGACGGCGATCGAGGAGATCCTCGAGGTGCTGGAGGGCGACGCGACGTACCGCAACCTCAGCCCGTACGGCGAACCCCAGCTCGGCAAGCGCGGCCTCTACCCGAAGATGGGCGGCCGGAGCGCCGACGACGCGGTCATGGCGATGCTGTGGCTGATGGCGTGCTCGGACGGCGAGACCTCGGTGCTCTCGATCGCCGAGCGCGCCGGGCTGCCGTTCGGCGTGCTCCGCAAGGCCGCCGACGATCTGCTCGGAGCCGGGCTGCTCGGTTGA